The following proteins are encoded in a genomic region of Saccharopolyspora antimicrobica:
- a CDS encoding alkaline phosphatase family protein, translating to MTSLNRRSFLQVAGTGVLLSAAAPTAWAAGGDKPLRVYSLVVDGCSPDEITPRLTPRLHELREAGTSFPQARSLPVMETIPNHVMMMSGVRPDRSGVPANSVYDAAQGEIRTLDRASDLRFDTLLDRLHADGKVTGSVLSKEYLHGIFGTRASVRWEPRPIVPISGHAPDIFTASALVSMVDSSDPDLVFANFGDVDRLGHADLTGTTLRAARAAALASADAQVGRFVDHLVRTDRWSSSVLLICADHSMDWSWAHRVISLSRAVENDPLLTGRVQIAQNGGAELLYFTGPEAEREAAVSRLRELALATEGVLSAHDPAELRLGPEAGDLVVYCEPGWRFADPEVISNPIPGNHGHPATEPIPFFITGGHPAIRTGTSAAEARTIDVAPTLGALFGLPAPTGGYDGTARTEAFDLTRL from the coding sequence ATGACTTCGCTCAACCGACGCAGTTTCCTCCAGGTCGCAGGCACCGGCGTGCTGCTGTCCGCCGCGGCTCCCACCGCGTGGGCGGCCGGGGGCGACAAGCCGCTGCGGGTCTACTCGCTGGTCGTCGACGGCTGCTCGCCCGACGAGATCACCCCGCGGCTGACACCTCGCCTGCACGAGCTGCGCGAGGCCGGGACGTCCTTCCCGCAGGCCCGGTCGCTGCCGGTGATGGAGACGATCCCGAACCACGTGATGATGATGAGCGGCGTGCGGCCGGACCGCTCCGGCGTGCCCGCGAACTCGGTCTACGACGCGGCGCAGGGCGAGATCCGCACCCTCGACCGCGCGTCGGACCTGCGGTTCGACACGCTGCTGGACCGGTTGCACGCCGACGGGAAGGTCACCGGCAGCGTGCTGAGCAAGGAGTACCTGCACGGGATCTTCGGCACCCGGGCCAGCGTGCGGTGGGAGCCGCGGCCGATCGTCCCGATCAGCGGGCACGCCCCGGACATCTTCACCGCGAGCGCCCTGGTGTCCATGGTGGACAGTTCCGATCCGGACCTGGTGTTCGCCAACTTCGGCGACGTGGACCGGCTCGGCCACGCCGACCTGACCGGCACCACGCTGCGAGCCGCCCGCGCCGCGGCGCTGGCCTCCGCCGACGCGCAGGTCGGCCGGTTCGTCGACCACCTCGTCCGCACCGACCGCTGGTCCTCCAGCGTGCTGCTGATCTGCGCCGACCACTCGATGGACTGGTCGTGGGCGCACCGGGTGATCTCGCTGAGCAGGGCGGTGGAGAACGACCCGCTGCTGACCGGCCGCGTGCAGATCGCCCAGAACGGCGGCGCGGAGCTGCTGTACTTCACCGGCCCGGAAGCCGAACGCGAAGCAGCGGTGTCCCGACTCCGAGAACTGGCCCTGGCCACCGAAGGCGTCCTCTCCGCCCACGACCCGGCCGAACTCCGGCTGGGCCCAGAAGCGGGCGACCTGGTCGTCTACTGCGAACCGGGCTGGCGCTTCGCGGACCCGGAGGTCATCTCCAACCCGATCCCGGGCAACCACGGCCACCCGGCCACCGAACCGATCCCGTTCTTCATCACCGGCGGCCACCCGGCGATCCGCACCGGCACGTCCGCGGCCGAAGCCCGGACCATCGACGTCGCCCCGACCCTGGGCGCCCTCTTCGGCCTCCCGGCCCCGACCGGCGGCTACGACGGAACCGCCCGCACGGAGGCCTTCGACCTCACCCGCTTGTGA
- a CDS encoding alkaline phosphatase D family protein, with product MSFRRRTLLKAGGVAAITLSSTEVAVAAPSDVFVHGVASGDPTPSNVILWTRVTPGPSATPGSGIGPDCAVGWEVAADPQFRRVVASGSTTTGAARDHTVKVDVADLAPGAWYWYRFRAAGAVSPVGRTRTAPALGASVERLRFGVVSCSNWQAGYFSAYRHLADRDDLDAVLHLGDYLYEYAPGEYQARDVVVRPHDPPTEVITLPHYRRRHAQYKTDPDLQALHARVPFITTWDDHESANNAWADGAENHTEGAEGSYADRKRAWQRAYAEWMPVRYEPGGVLYRRFAFGSLAELSMLDLRSYRSEQVGSRLDHDVHDPARTITGYAQLRWLTDGLARSQAQWKLIGNPVMIAPVRFPSTLSIERQRALGELTGTPLVQGLPLNLDQWDGYTADRDAVFAVLRDHGIQDTVFLTGDIHSAWASELPGSTRSYPRDRNSVGVEFVCTSVTSDNIDDILRVRPQTVSRAMVGAIRVNNPHIKHVDLDSHGFCVLDLTPRRAQMDWYALTDRTAPNSAAHHSTSYAVPTGTQQIEQVQEPVR from the coding sequence GTGAGCTTTCGCCGTCGAACCCTGCTCAAAGCCGGTGGCGTGGCCGCCATCACCTTGAGCAGCACCGAGGTCGCGGTGGCCGCCCCGTCGGACGTCTTCGTCCACGGGGTCGCCTCCGGTGATCCCACCCCGAGCAACGTGATCCTGTGGACCCGGGTCACCCCAGGCCCGAGCGCGACTCCCGGTTCCGGCATCGGCCCGGACTGCGCCGTCGGGTGGGAGGTGGCCGCCGATCCGCAGTTCCGGCGAGTGGTGGCGAGCGGGAGCACGACGACCGGCGCCGCGCGGGACCACACGGTCAAGGTCGACGTCGCGGACCTGGCCCCGGGCGCCTGGTACTGGTACCGGTTCCGGGCTGCGGGCGCGGTTTCGCCGGTGGGGCGGACGCGCACCGCTCCCGCGCTCGGCGCTTCCGTGGAGCGGCTGCGCTTCGGCGTGGTGTCCTGCTCGAACTGGCAGGCAGGGTACTTCTCGGCGTACCGCCACCTCGCCGACCGCGACGACCTCGACGCCGTCCTGCACCTCGGCGACTACCTCTACGAGTACGCCCCGGGCGAGTACCAGGCGCGCGACGTCGTGGTGCGGCCGCACGACCCGCCGACCGAGGTCATCACGCTGCCGCACTACCGGCGCAGGCACGCCCAGTACAAGACCGACCCCGACCTCCAGGCCCTGCACGCGCGCGTCCCGTTCATCACGACCTGGGACGACCACGAGTCCGCCAACAACGCCTGGGCCGACGGCGCGGAGAACCACACCGAAGGCGCCGAAGGCTCCTACGCGGACCGGAAGCGGGCTTGGCAGCGCGCGTACGCCGAGTGGATGCCGGTGCGCTACGAGCCCGGCGGCGTGCTGTACCGGCGGTTCGCCTTCGGCTCGCTCGCCGAACTGTCCATGTTGGACCTGCGCTCCTACCGCAGCGAGCAGGTCGGCAGCAGGCTGGACCACGACGTCCACGACCCGGCGCGCACCATCACCGGCTACGCGCAGCTGCGCTGGCTGACCGACGGGCTCGCGCGGTCGCAGGCGCAGTGGAAGCTGATCGGCAACCCGGTGATGATCGCGCCGGTCCGGTTCCCGTCCACGCTGTCGATCGAGCGGCAGCGGGCGCTCGGCGAGCTCACCGGCACCCCGCTCGTCCAGGGCCTGCCGCTGAACCTCGACCAGTGGGACGGCTACACCGCCGACCGCGACGCGGTGTTCGCAGTGCTGCGCGACCACGGCATCCAGGACACCGTCTTCCTGACCGGCGACATCCACTCCGCGTGGGCCTCGGAGCTGCCCGGTTCGACCCGCAGCTATCCGCGGGACCGCAACTCGGTCGGCGTCGAGTTCGTCTGCACGTCGGTGACCAGCGACAACATCGACGACATCCTGCGCGTCCGGCCGCAGACCGTCTCGCGGGCGATGGTCGGCGCGATCCGGGTGAACAACCCGCACATCAAGCACGTCGACCTCGACTCGCACGGCTTCTGCGTCCTGGACCTCACCCCGCGACGGGCGCAGATGGACTGGTACGCGCTCACCGACCGCACCGCCCCGAACAGCGCCGCGCACCACTCGACCTCCTACGCAGTGCCCACCGGAACCCAGCAGATCGAACAGGTGCAGGAGCCCGTGCGATGA
- a CDS encoding pentapeptide repeat-containing protein has protein sequence MRERRIWLVATIAIAVVVLLGVSAALLAFDPRTTGADALRTGGLAAGSVVALYALWLNDRRRRTEEQRQQVERERYELEDRRVELDRDRIADERFARAIELLGHETDQVRVGALHALAGLARNRPDYTQTVLDVLCSYLRRPFGHPRYGGDWPDRSARNNAERKLQVRLTAQRLIEELLPRVDDADAPVYDLDLTGATLEYFDLSDRKIGTLTLRYGRLFSDNNFSRCEFHGKVWFTAATIGPGRLYGRFRCDDAVFHQLAWFPGTEFSGRATFRRTRFTGTTKFDKSRFGNALSMAGAEFHAEADFREAVFEHDVDMSGTTFRGEVRNDGITTNPDHDVVLPTGWEAAVR, from the coding sequence ATGCGTGAGCGCAGGATCTGGTTGGTCGCGACGATCGCCATCGCGGTGGTGGTGCTGCTCGGCGTGAGCGCCGCGCTGCTGGCCTTCGACCCGCGCACCACCGGCGCCGACGCCCTGCGCACCGGCGGGCTGGCCGCGGGCTCGGTCGTCGCGCTCTACGCGCTGTGGCTCAACGACCGGCGGCGGCGCACCGAGGAGCAGCGGCAGCAGGTCGAACGCGAGCGGTACGAGCTGGAGGACCGGCGCGTGGAGCTGGACCGGGACCGGATCGCCGACGAGCGCTTCGCCCGCGCGATCGAGCTGCTCGGGCACGAGACCGACCAGGTCCGCGTCGGCGCGCTGCACGCGCTCGCCGGGCTCGCCCGCAACCGCCCCGACTACACCCAGACCGTGCTCGACGTCCTGTGCTCCTACCTGCGCCGTCCTTTCGGCCATCCGCGCTACGGGGGCGATTGGCCCGATCGATCGGCCAGGAACAACGCCGAGCGGAAGTTGCAGGTGCGGCTGACGGCTCAGCGGCTGATCGAGGAGCTGCTGCCGCGCGTCGACGACGCCGACGCTCCGGTCTACGACCTGGACCTGACCGGCGCGACGCTGGAGTACTTCGACCTCAGCGACCGCAAGATCGGCACGCTGACGCTGCGCTACGGACGCCTGTTCAGCGACAACAACTTCAGCCGTTGCGAGTTCCACGGGAAGGTGTGGTTCACCGCCGCGACGATCGGACCCGGCCGGCTGTACGGGCGGTTCCGCTGCGACGACGCGGTCTTCCACCAGCTGGCCTGGTTCCCCGGCACGGAGTTCAGCGGCCGGGCGACCTTCCGGCGCACCCGGTTCACCGGCACGACCAAGTTCGACAAGAGCCGCTTCGGCAACGCGCTGTCGATGGCCGGCGCCGAGTTCCACGCGGAGGCCGACTTCCGCGAGGCCGTCTTCGAGCACGACGTCGACATGTCCGGCACGACCTTCCGCGGCGAAGTGCGCAACGACGGCATCACCACCAACCCCGACCACGACGTCGTCCTGCCGACGGGCTGGGAGGCCGCTGTCCGCTGA